The genomic region ATTGCTGGTTTGGTTTCGGAGCTGTTGGCTGCGTACCTGATGAAACCGATTGAATCGGGATCGGTTGATATTGCAGAGTTGGATCCTCAGCTTGTTTACTAGATGCTACTATGTTTTTGTAGAGGAATGAATCAAAGGAAGTCATGGTGTTTTGATTGTTGTGTAAAAAGATACACtgataattttgatgaattcATGTTCTAATGTTATTTGATAgctatttatttaatataatggGAATCGTTGGTTAtaatcatggttgcaaaagtcgttaggcgctccctagtcggatttgagagtactcggcctaggcggagattactcggggagtaattggcctatGCATACAGTAGTCgggcctcggcagcctaccttgtagcgagtactcgaagcttaggcgggacttttacaaccacaTTTATAATTAGAATACAACAATAATATTATGAGTTTCTAATGCTTTTAACATGCAAACATTTTTCTAACCATAAAAACTTGTTACAAGTCAAAGCATTTGcatatcatcaccatcatcatcatactcagtaaatccctcTAACAGCAAGGCTAatgtagggtctgaggagggtaataTGTAGATAACCTTACCTCTACCTTATAGGAATAGAGAGACTACTTCCATTGAGACCTCCGGCTCGAAGTCAAAACATTTGCATAACAAAAGTCAAATGAAATGTCATGGAGTGAGTATAAATATTGGTTTGTTAGTAAATAGGATAAGAAGATGATTTAGTGTTAGTGAGTGAGTAAATAGGATAAGAAGATGATTTAGTGTTAGTGAGTGAGATTGAGAAGCTTTGTGAATGAGCCAATTTGCTTCTTCTTGTCAAGAGTTATGAGGTTAGACCCTCCGACACCCCAATGTGCGGTTATTATTATTGTGGTTTGGTTGCCCGTATTATTAGTTAAAGTCGTGACATCCAGAGAGTTTGCTTGAATCAGTGCAATTTTTTTCAACCCAACCTACTATGACCCGACATGTCACCTCACCTATTCTAACATAACTAGTATTTTAAGAATTGGGAGGCGCTAGTCGGTTGATGAGGACTAGTGATTAATCGGGAGTCACATGGATTATTGGGATTTGTATATGCAATTTTTAGTTTtatatacacacatttttatatgtaattttttaaGTAGATCCTTAACCTATTTTTTAAGTAACTAGAGAGAATTTATAAGGCTTGATCGAAATTTGGCCAGAATAGGATCACTGTTAACCGCCTAGCAGTTAAATAGCCACTACTCGGTAAACTTCCGATTAGCGATTAATCAGCGACTAACTCATTTTGTGTCTGCACTTGCGAAATGTTATGGATCCGCTGCTGAGTAGAGATATTGGTTTGGTAGTAAACTGGGTAAGAAAATATGGTTGTTTCAAGAACAAAAATACAATCAAGATTTAGagtttaaattttattttaaaatgaaaaaataaattaCATTCTGCATTCATTTAACAAATATATGAACAAACCCACGTCAACCAAAAGGCTTTACGGTTGGTCTTCGACTCGTGATTTTCGAGTTCTAAAACCAAGACGTATAGTTTAGAAACGTTATCTACACGACAGAAACAACCAATTCGAGTAATCTTAATGTTACAAGTGCGTGCATGCATTGATGATTAAGTCGAAAATTCAAGTTTGACCACAAGTCAACTTCATGTGATCATCAATAAGAATATCTTATTTTCAATGTTAATTAGTCTTCTTTTCTCTGTCTTGTTTTGATGGGCGTACAAGATACCTAAACACCCATGCTGCCAATAGAGTTGCCTGAATAGGTGCAAGCCAATATACTAGTAAATGCTCCTTGGTTATATGATCACCGCGTGCATATGCCCATCCCATTACCTGAAACCAACCGTATTAGTTAAATCTTTTAAAATACCCTTTTATAAATAGAGATTTGATGATGTTTTGTAGCGTAAAAAGTTGACGTGAGTACTTACAGAAGCAGGGTTCATAGCTCCACCGGTTAGATCTGCTCCGAGTATATGAAGAGCAAGTTTTGAGACACTGCTGATCCAAGTTTTCGTGTAAAAACTTCCGGGTATTTTTGTAGAAAGTCCATGTGAAATCAACACAATTGTGAAAGTCAACAACCCTTCGGTCAATGCCCCTTGATGGAGACTAACAGTCAGTTTAGGCCCACGGCCTATTCCCGGGAATGTAAGTAGGATAAGCCGGACCGCCATTATTGATCCAAACACCTCAAAATCACAAGGAAACAAGGACATGGGTTAGATGGCTGGTTCATGCTAAAGAAGTTTGAAACTTTAGGCACATAGTTGATGGTTCAATTAGAAGACCTGCCAAGTTGGTCATGCATCAAGCATATGTCATTCACCAATCATTTAAAACAAATACAATAAACTTAAATCCAAAAAACAGAATTAATATATGTTGTTGTAAATATAAACAAAAAATTTAAGAACTTACATGAAAGGTATCCACTAAATCAAACACCCTAAAACTACTCCTAAGTCTACACCAATGTTCACCACGGCTCAACCATTTGGGGAGGAACACCTTTACTACACATCTTGATACCGCTAGGCTACAAGCCCTTTGGTACTTCTGTAATCGTTGATGAATAAAACACAATACCATAAGGGGCTTTCTTTATTCTATTAAGTATTCTCCTTTTCTCTCCCTTCCTATTCCTCTCCACTACTACCGCCATCTTGGTCGGCCACCGACCCTCTTATCCTCTACTACGCCTTGTGTGACAAAGTTCTTTCCTTTCTTCTCCCTCTCGTTTTCCCAGGTGATGCAttgtacacatatatatagatcAGTTCTTTTTTTTCTATTTCCAATGTAACAACACCTTAGGTGAATCCCACATCATCATGTTTTGTCCACAAGAAAAATATTGGGTCATAAGCATAGTTCTCAATGACGAATAACAGACCATAGTGACAGGctacctatatgctacgtagcgatagcgacGAAATAGCACCCGCTATTTCATGTTTAGAGATAAAGGGGTAgaaactaaattaaaaaaaaaaaaaaaaaaaactatatttaaCACACAGTATAAAAGTGCTAAAAATACGCCATCACTAATCATCTAAATCAatggaaaaataaaaataatctgCTATTTATCGCTACAGACCCTGTAGCGACTCTTCACCTATAcgctacgctattcgctatagtGGTCGCCACCAGCAGCGCTATTGAAAGCTATGGTCATAAGATGTGCCCCGCCAATGACAAGTTTTAGGGGCAGTGGTTGTGGATAAGAATATAACTCTACAGTTAGGCGTGCTTGAGTGGGGCAATACTATTTTCTTACTTtctatatttttatgattttttttttcaagattaTGTGCATCTCTTACGCTaaccagtggcggaactagcccattaattcaggggtatcccaaaaagAATTTACCGGCCaattataaaaaacaataataaataaagtaaaacaaatacatAATAGATGTGTCCTCTTTCTTTTTCACAGTTTGAAATCGTTTTATCACATTATCgtcttttactttatcaaaaggtttatttttcgaccgcacaaaccataACATTGTAGGTCACACAAGCTTATAAATCAAACAACAAAATCCCTAATTTGCACCTTTTTTTCAGAAATCTGTGGCTCACAAACTGTAATCCAATTATCCAAAGCAGAAAACATCATAAAATTAATTAATCTACTATATAAGAATCAGAATGAACCAACCTGAAAGGGGATTCTTGCACCAACAGTGAAAAGAAACTTGCTAAAACTCCCAGAAATAGCAGATGACAAGACAGTGAGGGGATTATAGGCCCCACCATTGGTAACCTTAGCAAGATAAGCAAACAAGAACATGTTGACAATCGAAATTGAATACCTAAACAGTTCACCAGTGGTGTCATGGTGGCTAAACCCCATAACTTTGTGGACAAAAATCTTGATTAAGACACTCGACCAGACCCACATGAAAGACATGATTATATCAGACACCAACATGTTCACAATTGCTCCCATTTTTTTGGGGTTTTTGGATTGTGTCTGTGTTCTCTAGATCGATCGGAAAAGGTAATTGTTTGGGAAATGAATGGTGAACTTGCACTGAACAGGGAATATGATTGCAGTTGACCCATGTCATTACAGAATCTTTTTCGCAGTTTCCTCCCTCCTTCCGTCTTTTTTATGCACTATAGCCCAAAGATGTGCAGTGCTGGCCCGGCCCATAAATATGTATGCATTGCAAAATAAAAAGGGTGATTTACAATAATATTAGGTTTACTTGCACAAAAGTTTTCACATGTAATAAAAAGGCCAAAAAGATATTAACATGTGTTTTACATTGATTGAAAACTATAAAAGTAAATACTCATACGGATAACGATGTTGTTCTGTCAGTATCGATTCAGTGTGATATGGTACCGGTACTCAATATAGTTTAcgatataaaaaatatatattaa from Helianthus annuus cultivar XRQ/B chromosome 10, HanXRQr2.0-SUNRISE, whole genome shotgun sequence harbors:
- the LOC110884851 gene encoding probable aquaporin SIP2-1, which codes for MGAIVNMLVSDIIMSFMWVWSSVLIKIFVHKVMGFSHHDTTGELFRYSISIVNMFLFAYLAKVTNGGAYNPLTVLSSAISGSFSKFLFTVGARIPFQVFGSIMAVRLILLTFPGIGRGPKLTVSLHQGALTEGLLTFTIVLISHGLSTKIPGSFYTKTWISSVSKLALHILGADLTGGAMNPASVMGWAYARGDHITKEHLLVYWLAPIQATLLAAWVFRYLVRPSKQDREKKTN